From the Helicobacter pylori genome, one window contains:
- the xseA gene encoding exodeoxyribonuclease VII large subunit, with amino-acid sequence MHVLSVSEINAQIKALLEATFLQVRVQGEVSNLTIHKVSGHAYFSLKDSQSVIRCVLFKGNANRLKFALKEGQEVVVFGGVSVYVPRGDYQINCFEIEPKDIGSLTLALEQLKEKLRLKGYFDEANKLPKPHFPKRVAVITSQNSAAWADMQKIASKRWPMCELVCINTLMQGEGCVQSVVESIAYADSFHDTKNAFDAIVVARGGGSMEDLYSFNDEKIADALYLAKTFSMSAIGHESDFLLSDLVADLRASTPSNAMEILLPNSDEWLQRLDGFNVKLCRSFKILLHQKKAHLEHLAASLKRLSFENKHHLNALKLEKLTIALENKTLEFLRLKKTLLEKISTQLSTSPFLQTKTERLNRLENALKLAYANLKLPQFGAFVSKNDQAIELEALKMGDKIELNNEKARASAEILSVDRV; translated from the coding sequence GTGCATGTATTGAGCGTGAGCGAAATCAACGCGCAAATCAAAGCCCTTTTAGAAGCGACTTTTTTGCAAGTTAGGGTTCAAGGGGAAGTGAGTAATTTGACTATCCACAAGGTGAGTGGCCATGCGTATTTTTCGCTCAAAGACAGCCAATCAGTCATTAGATGCGTGCTGTTTAAAGGGAACGCTAACAGGCTCAAATTCGCTTTAAAAGAAGGGCAGGAAGTGGTTGTTTTTGGGGGTGTTAGCGTGTATGTCCCAAGAGGGGATTATCAAATCAATTGCTTTGAAATAGAGCCTAAAGATATAGGTTCATTAACTTTAGCTTTAGAGCAATTGAAAGAAAAATTACGCCTTAAAGGCTATTTTGATGAAGCGAATAAATTACCCAAACCGCATTTTCCTAAACGAGTGGCAGTCATCACTTCTCAAAATTCAGCCGCTTGGGCGGACATGCAAAAGATCGCTTCCAAACGATGGCCGATGTGTGAATTAGTCTGCATCAATACCTTAATGCAAGGGGAAGGGTGCGTTCAAAGCGTGGTGGAGAGCATCGCTTATGCGGATAGTTTTCATGACACAAAAAACGCTTTTGATGCGATTGTAGTGGCTAGGGGTGGGGGGAGCATGGAGGATTTGTATTCTTTCAATGATGAGAAAATCGCTGATGCTCTGTATTTGGCTAAAACCTTCAGCATGTCAGCTATTGGGCATGAGAGCGATTTTTTATTGAGCGATTTAGTGGCGGATTTAAGGGCTTCTACGCCTTCAAACGCGATGGAGATTTTGCTCCCTAATAGCGATGAGTGGTTGCAAAGACTTGATGGGTTTAATGTGAAATTGTGCCGCTCTTTTAAGATTTTACTCCATCAAAAAAAGGCGCATTTAGAGCATTTAGCGGCTTCTTTGAAACGATTGAGTTTTGAAAACAAGCACCATTTAAACGCTTTAAAGCTAGAGAAATTAACAATCGCTTTAGAAAATAAAACCCTAGAATTTTTACGCCTTAAAAAAACGCTTTTAGAAAAAATCTCTACCCAACTATCCACAAGCCCTTTTTTACAAACCAAAACAGAGCGCTTAAACAGGCTAGAAAACGCCCTCAAACTCGCTTACGCAAATTTGAAACTGCCCCAATTCGGGGCGTTTGTGAGTAAAAATGATCAAGCGATAGAATTAGAGGCATTAAAAATGGGCGATAAAATTGAATTAAACAATGAAAAAGCCAGAGCGAGCGCTGAAATTTTGAGCGTGGATAGGGTGTAG